One window of Novipirellula aureliae genomic DNA carries:
- the aroD gene encoding type I 3-dehydroquinate dehydratase, with the protein MICVSLGRARHKRMIAEHKYLVEQGAELVELRLDFIGRAVNLKRLIDDRPGPVVVTCRRREDGGRWMKSEKERMMLLRSAIAAGVEYVDIEADVASQIPRYGKTKRVISYHEFTQTPDDLESLAAAMAEEDADIVKIASMATTFSDNVRMLELVKNAKQPTIGICMGEIGMITRILGERVGSPFTYATYSADKKLAPGQLNWKEMTELYRYKQINSETELFGIVGDPVADNYAPLVHNTAFYEQDLNARFLPFRVPSNDLHKFMQSVRDLKISGVSVAAPHSQAGLEYCTQAESSASGIGSINTMVYQGKDNLGYNTDYRAAMDCISEKLKLKKDVEKPMQGVNVLILGAGDVARAIAWGLRHRGADVTVASRTMDNTRVLASEIGCRAIEWDQRHEPKINLLINATPIGMHPDLDRSPYDASAMTQFLVVFDCVFNPESTLLIKYARKHGCRIITGVDMFVRQAAYQHKLFTGQDAPMATLRKTIKNATSPVRLN; encoded by the coding sequence ATGATTTGTGTCAGTCTTGGGCGTGCTCGCCACAAACGAATGATCGCCGAACACAAGTATCTTGTCGAACAAGGTGCTGAGTTGGTCGAGCTACGGCTCGATTTTATCGGACGCGCAGTCAATTTGAAGCGATTGATTGACGATCGGCCGGGACCGGTCGTCGTCACCTGCCGCCGCCGCGAAGATGGCGGACGTTGGATGAAGAGCGAAAAAGAACGCATGATGCTGCTCCGCTCCGCCATCGCGGCAGGCGTTGAGTATGTCGATATCGAAGCCGACGTGGCATCGCAAATCCCTCGATACGGTAAGACCAAACGGGTCATTAGTTACCACGAGTTCACACAGACACCCGACGATCTTGAATCGCTCGCCGCTGCGATGGCTGAGGAGGATGCCGATATTGTTAAAATTGCTTCGATGGCGACGACCTTTTCCGATAACGTTCGCATGTTGGAGTTGGTCAAAAATGCAAAGCAACCCACGATTGGGATTTGCATGGGCGAAATCGGGATGATTACTCGGATCCTTGGTGAACGAGTCGGTTCGCCATTTACCTATGCAACGTATAGCGCTGACAAAAAATTGGCTCCCGGCCAATTGAACTGGAAAGAAATGACGGAGCTGTATCGCTACAAACAAATCAACTCGGAGACAGAGCTTTTTGGAATTGTCGGCGATCCCGTCGCCGACAATTATGCTCCCCTAGTCCATAACACCGCGTTTTATGAACAAGACTTGAACGCCCGCTTTTTGCCATTTCGAGTCCCCAGTAACGATTTGCATAAATTCATGCAAAGTGTCAGAGATCTGAAAATCAGTGGCGTCAGTGTCGCAGCCCCTCATTCGCAGGCCGGTTTAGAGTATTGCACGCAAGCCGAATCGAGTGCCAGTGGCATCGGTTCGATCAATACGATGGTGTACCAAGGCAAAGACAATTTGGGCTACAACACCGATTATCGTGCTGCGATGGACTGCATCTCGGAAAAACTGAAGCTAAAGAAGGATGTCGAGAAACCAATGCAAGGCGTCAATGTCTTGATCCTCGGTGCTGGCGATGTCGCTCGTGCGATTGCCTGGGGACTTCGACATCGAGGCGCCGACGTTACCGTCGCCTCGCGGACGATGGATAACACCCGAGTACTCGCCTCCGAGATAGGATGCCGTGCAATCGAATGGGATCAACGCCATGAACCCAAGATCAATCTTTTGATCAATGCAACACCAATTGGAATGCACCCCGACCTCGACCGGTCACCGTATGATGCCAGTGCGATGACGCAGTTCTTGGTGGTTTTTGATTGCGTCTTTAACCCCGAAAGCACCCTCTTAATCAAATATGCACGCAAGCATGGTTGTCGGATTATCACGGGTGTCGATATGTTTGTTCGCCAAGCAGCCTACCAACACAAATTGTTTACCGGTCAGGACGCGCCCATGGCGACACTACGCAAAACGATCAAAAATGCCACCAGTCCCGTGCGTCTGAACTAG
- a CDS encoding GNAT family N-acetyltransferase, translating to MDDSIPPDPAPQPSQSSQTQPANEPFIEGSFPTGVTIRQALPSDAAAIHALLRPYVVQRQLLSRTEAEVIELTRHGFMAVRTVEDREQCIGFAAIEIYSAKLAELLSLAVHHDYRNVGVGKALVESCVGRARDLGVMEVMAISSSELFFQTCGFDYSLPDQKKAFFCQLRPRHPT from the coding sequence ATGGACGACTCCATTCCGCCTGATCCAGCCCCCCAACCGTCCCAGTCCAGCCAAACTCAACCGGCAAACGAACCATTCATCGAGGGCAGCTTCCCAACGGGGGTGACCATTCGCCAAGCGTTGCCAAGCGATGCTGCGGCCATCCACGCGTTGTTAAGACCGTACGTTGTCCAGCGGCAATTACTTTCCCGAACAGAAGCCGAAGTGATCGAGTTGACCCGCCATGGCTTCATGGCTGTGCGAACCGTCGAAGACCGAGAACAGTGCATCGGGTTTGCTGCGATTGAAATCTATAGCGCAAAATTAGCTGAACTCCTAAGTCTTGCCGTTCATCACGATTACCGAAATGTGGGCGTTGGCAAGGCATTGGTCGAGTCTTGTGTCGGCCGGGCCCGCGATTTAGGAGTCATGGAGGTGATGGCTATTAGCTCGTCAGAACTCTTCTTTCAAACCTGCGGTTTCGACTACTCACTGCCAGACCAAAAGAAAGCTTTCTTTTGCCAACTAAGGCCGCGACACCCCACTTGA
- a CDS encoding outer membrane protein assembly factor BamB family protein: MFLTLVGVVFLSMWLISTHAAAENEIVRSVPENLSVQWEFQADEAIEAAPVVAEKLIFVADVMGKLYAVDRSNGKLVWNHDFDTGFIAAPAVQENRLVIGDVEGNVYAIEADSGTIVWQKQTDGEINGSAAFYKSTVLVTSQDGSLYSFESDDGTLKWTYQTDDQIRCSPTIAGTRTFLGGCDGRLHVVDLETGKGIGEPMPLGGPTGSTVAVAGNLAVLPIMDGAVLSFDWKTAKQIWRYVDEERSQEYRSSAAIQANTVVVSSQKKQVDALSLKTGERLWRYSLQRRADASPVIAGDDVWIAATDGRLIRLSLQEGKEIWKFEIRGSFVAAPVIEKTPSGSVQLYVADDNGILRCFE, translated from the coding sequence ATGTTCTTGACCCTCGTTGGCGTCGTTTTCTTATCGATGTGGCTTATATCGACGCATGCAGCGGCAGAAAACGAGATTGTTAGGAGCGTTCCAGAAAACCTATCGGTTCAGTGGGAATTCCAAGCCGACGAGGCAATCGAAGCGGCGCCGGTCGTCGCCGAAAAACTCATTTTCGTGGCCGACGTGATGGGGAAACTCTATGCGGTCGATCGCTCAAACGGCAAGTTGGTGTGGAACCACGATTTTGATACAGGCTTTATCGCCGCTCCAGCGGTGCAGGAAAACAGGCTCGTTATTGGCGATGTGGAGGGAAATGTCTACGCCATCGAAGCCGATTCAGGAACCATTGTTTGGCAAAAGCAGACCGATGGCGAAATCAATGGCTCGGCTGCCTTCTATAAATCGACCGTTCTGGTCACCAGCCAGGATGGCAGCTTGTACAGTTTTGAGAGCGACGATGGCACATTGAAGTGGACGTACCAAACCGATGACCAAATTCGTTGTAGTCCTACCATTGCGGGTACGCGAACTTTCCTCGGCGGTTGTGACGGGCGATTGCACGTGGTCGACTTGGAAACGGGGAAAGGCATCGGTGAACCGATGCCATTGGGCGGTCCGACCGGTTCGACCGTCGCCGTCGCGGGCAACCTTGCCGTTTTGCCGATCATGGATGGGGCAGTGTTGTCGTTCGATTGGAAAACCGCGAAACAAATATGGCGTTATGTTGACGAGGAACGATCGCAGGAGTACCGCAGTAGTGCGGCAATTCAAGCGAACACCGTGGTCGTTAGCAGCCAAAAGAAACAGGTTGATGCATTGTCACTAAAAACGGGTGAGCGATTGTGGCGATACTCTTTACAGCGACGCGCAGACGCTTCGCCTGTGATTGCAGGCGACGATGTTTGGATTGCGGCGACCGATGGTCGTTTGATCCGCTTGTCACTCCAAGAGGGGAAAGAAATTTGGAAATTTGAAATTCGCGGATCGTTTGTTGCAGCACCTGTGATTGAAAAGACTCCGTCGGGCAGCGTACAGTTGTACGTTGCTGACGATAACGGCATCCTTCGATGCTTTGAATAA